In a single window of the Elaeis guineensis isolate ETL-2024a chromosome 8, EG11, whole genome shotgun sequence genome:
- the LOC140851165 gene encoding uncharacterized protein — MKRMGLSGVDAYAKFYQNKSGEFVTEEARQRHEKMLELREQATREVGSDGDTGSQQVCLMTDDMILDTVLGRQLGSGHSMRSKKSRSSSSGRSDDASVPEAVRTSMSMMQDQISYWMKYSQTLRLVTGCIWQ; from the exons atgaagaggatg ggactatccggagtcgacgcctatgctaaattctatcaaaacaagagtggcgagttcgtgaccgaggaggcgaggcagcgtcat gaaaaaatgttagaattgagagagcaggcgacgagggaggtgggatctgacggtgatactggatcgcagcaggtttgtttgatgacagatgatatgattttggataccgtcctcgggcggcagctaggatctggtcatagcatgcggtccaaaaaatcacgcagttcgtcatccggccggtctgatgatgcatcggtgccagaggcagttaggacatccatgagcatgatgcaagatcagattagttactggatgaaatATAGTCAGACgctcagattagttactggatgcattt gGCAGTAA